Proteins from a genomic interval of Methanoplanus endosymbiosus:
- a CDS encoding site-specific integrase, translated as MSNTKNAHFYKYCRNYDYNKAIDTALKEDIISESDKNLILEYILERQALNNLSDIRCNKIASSLIGFRRFTPSDFISCSIVDIYSGITKMQTGLSQRGKPFKQNTKRDYITILKPFLLWLVDSEYVHLPVKKIKALKPLPPERSTIGPDEILTPDEILRLIQACKNSRDRALIAVLYESGVRVAELGRLCWGDVIFDEFGVKLYIDDQKNKQHRYSRLVISTEYLATWKNDYPLNIAPDAPVFIDFAQKEALHYDAVVRLLQRAQKRAGITKNTNPHIFRHTRITHMIQQNYQESIIKKSMWNNLNTEMFSVYVSLSESDIDNEFLQRAGIENIKPKEDHLMPVTCGNCQKVNPPGNAFCSNCGNPLHPGSEENTDHLYGEILRLVNDNPGFQDLLDEYNMILDKMLK; from the coding sequence ATGTCAAACACTAAAAACGCTCATTTTTACAAGTATTGCCGAAATTACGACTATAATAAGGCAATTGATACTGCACTTAAAGAAGATATTATATCTGAATCTGACAAAAATCTGATTCTTGAATATATCTTAGAAAGGCAGGCTTTAAACAATCTCTCTGATATTCGCTGCAATAAAATTGCATCATCTCTTATTGGATTCCGCCGTTTTACGCCATCTGATTTCATATCCTGCTCTATCGTGGATATTTATTCCGGCATAACTAAGATGCAAACCGGATTATCACAGAGAGGTAAACCCTTTAAACAAAACACAAAACGGGATTATATCACAATATTAAAGCCGTTTCTGTTATGGCTTGTTGATTCAGAGTATGTACACCTGCCAGTTAAAAAAATAAAAGCTTTAAAACCGCTTCCGCCTGAAAGATCAACAATAGGGCCTGATGAAATATTAACCCCGGATGAAATCCTAAGACTTATCCAGGCCTGCAAAAATTCAAGGGACAGGGCGCTTATTGCAGTGCTTTATGAATCCGGTGTCAGGGTTGCGGAACTCGGCCGGCTCTGTTGGGGTGATGTAATCTTTGATGAATTCGGGGTAAAGCTCTACATAGATGATCAAAAGAACAAACAGCACAGATACAGCAGGCTGGTAATCTCTACAGAATACTTAGCAACATGGAAGAATGATTATCCTCTGAATATAGCTCCTGATGCACCTGTGTTTATTGATTTCGCACAAAAGGAGGCATTACACTATGATGCAGTTGTAAGGCTCCTACAGAGGGCACAGAAGAGGGCAGGGATAACAAAAAATACCAACCCGCATATCTTCAGGCACACCCGGATAACTCACATGATTCAGCAGAATTACCAGGAGTCCATAATCAAAAAGTCAATGTGGAATAACCTGAATACGGAAATGTTCTCTGTTTATGTCTCCCTCTCTGAATCTGATATTGATAATGAATTTCTGCAGAGAGCCGGCATCGAGAACATAAAACCAAAAGAGGATCACCTTATGCCGGTCACGTGTGGCAACTGTCAGAAGGTAAACCCACCAGGCAACGCTTTCTGTTCCAATTGTGGGAATCCTCTCCATCCGGGATCTGAGGAAAACACTGATCATCTGTACGGGGAGATCCTCCGGCTGGTAAATGACAATCCGGGATTTCAGGACCTGCTGGATGAATACAATATGATACTTGATAAAATGCTCAAATAA
- a CDS encoding methanogenesis marker 9 domain-containing protein, with protein sequence MMDPYDRYELMVNERVVKTPVALSSMAGIVDADYCIERKEHVGMAFIGGYSIDEPTINAGAVLLKEGRKEFIYDDPVAELKAQTDKLKGSGIIPGVNLRGSAPESFVHIASALGTDVIYEIDAHCRQEAMISASSGEYLLNHTDQLCDTIRALKSLGVTVSVKMRAGVNPDDSELAKLIWKAGADIIHVDLMDFGIAKLKQIRNSCPLMIIANNSVNDFSVAKDLFQHGADLISLARHADTETLKNLDNAIAKYADETGWYNAPKQLCRGGDIRSLTFCCMPVKQCPLIPALKRIGMTPKEYHDLKLSLVKNTPLEDGDTTCFGSLAWCCKSSTPCMFRDISLKKAGINLFEYMGYKHRLSEKIMKEIFSEGESEDDSKTDGKL encoded by the coding sequence ATGATGGATCCATATGACCGGTATGAGCTGATGGTAAATGAGAGGGTTGTGAAGACACCTGTCGCACTCTCCTCCATGGCCGGCATAGTCGATGCAGATTACTGCATTGAGAGAAAAGAGCATGTTGGCATGGCATTCATCGGCGGATATTCAATTGATGAACCGACAATAAATGCAGGTGCAGTTCTTCTGAAGGAAGGCAGGAAGGAGTTTATATATGACGATCCTGTTGCAGAACTTAAGGCGCAGACTGATAAACTAAAAGGTTCCGGCATAATTCCGGGTGTAAACCTACGCGGTTCTGCACCGGAATCTTTTGTACATATTGCTTCTGCACTGGGTACGGATGTAATATATGAGATAGATGCACACTGCCGGCAGGAAGCCATGATCAGTGCCTCTTCCGGTGAATACCTTCTGAATCATACAGATCAGTTATGCGATACAATACGGGCGCTGAAAAGTCTCGGAGTTACGGTGTCTGTAAAGATGAGAGCCGGGGTGAATCCTGATGATTCAGAGCTTGCAAAGCTTATCTGGAAGGCTGGTGCTGATATTATCCATGTGGATCTGATGGACTTCGGCATTGCAAAGCTGAAGCAGATAAGGAACAGCTGCCCGTTAATGATAATTGCCAATAATTCAGTCAATGACTTTTCAGTGGCAAAGGATCTCTTCCAGCATGGTGCTGATCTCATCTCACTTGCGAGGCATGCGGATACTGAGACGTTGAAAAATCTGGATAATGCCATTGCAAAGTATGCTGATGAGACCGGCTGGTACAATGCACCCAAGCAGCTGTGCCGCGGCGGGGATATCAGAAGTCTGACATTCTGCTGTATGCCGGTAAAACAGTGTCCGCTTATCCCGGCACTGAAGAGGATTGGTATGACTCCCAAGGAGTATCACGACCTCAAACTTTCGCTTGTGAAAAACACTCCTCTTGAGGATGGGGATACTACATGCTTTGGCAGCCTTGCATGGTGCTGTAAGAGTTCAACGCCCTGTATGTTCAGGGATATCTCACTTAAAAAAGCGGGCATAAATCTATTTGAGTATATGGGCTACAAACACAGACTCTCTGAGAAGATTATGAAGGAGATTTTCAGTGAGGGGGAATCTGAGGATGACAGTAAGACGGACGGGAAGCTCTGA
- a CDS encoding triphosphoribosyl-dephospho-CoA synthase: protein MTVRRTGSSDRSSTLAGMAQTAMMLEVCAEVKPGNVDRKHDYDDTWLEHFLASAIFAGPVFDEAEDCESEKGIGELIYDAVKATSSHSGGNTHFGAFILLIPMINGRGIAGAAECVQETTVDDAVFFYKAFGLTSVRMNESDDEIDVNDPESLRQLREKGMTLYDVMEYSSACDMVAGEWTSGFKLTRKAADLIKEFGHGRAAIGPAFLELLATENDTFVAKKHGDGVADQTREMAAKVLSGIRAGTVSGGCGSAGEDTSENDLLSPEDFDIYCLDKGINPGSIADITIAGIFVALMEGWRWDCSAAE, encoded by the coding sequence ATGACAGTAAGACGGACGGGAAGCTCTGACCGGAGCAGTACACTTGCCGGCATGGCGCAGACTGCAATGATGCTTGAGGTCTGTGCCGAGGTTAAGCCGGGGAATGTTGACCGGAAACATGACTATGATGATACCTGGCTTGAGCATTTTTTAGCATCTGCTATATTTGCCGGGCCGGTATTTGATGAGGCTGAGGACTGTGAGTCGGAGAAGGGCATTGGTGAGCTGATCTATGATGCTGTAAAGGCCACCAGTTCACATTCCGGCGGCAATACCCATTTTGGTGCATTTATACTCTTAATTCCGATGATAAATGGAAGAGGTATTGCAGGCGCAGCTGAATGTGTTCAGGAGACAACGGTTGATGATGCAGTCTTCTTCTATAAGGCGTTCGGGCTTACATCTGTCCGGATGAATGAGTCGGATGATGAGATCGATGTCAATGATCCTGAATCCCTCCGGCAGCTTCGTGAGAAGGGCATGACGCTCTATGATGTCATGGAGTACTCTTCTGCCTGTGATATGGTTGCCGGTGAGTGGACATCCGGGTTTAAACTTACGAGGAAGGCGGCAGACCTGATTAAGGAGTTTGGTCATGGACGTGCTGCAATCGGGCCGGCATTTCTTGAGCTGCTGGCAACCGAAAATGACACCTTTGTTGCCAAGAAGCATGGGGACGGGGTTGCCGATCAGACAAGGGAGATGGCGGCTAAGGTGCTGTCGGGCATCAGAGCCGGAACTGTATCCGGAGGCTGTGGCAGTGCGGGTGAAGATACATCCGAAAATGATCTGTTAAGTCCTGAGGACTTTGATATATACTGCCTTGATAAAGGTATCAATCCGGGTTCTATTGCTGATATAACCATTGCCGGAATTTTTGTGGCTCTTATGGAGGGGTGGAGATGGGACTGCTCTGCGGCGGAATAA
- the cfbD gene encoding Ni-sirohydrochlorin a,c-diamide reductive cyclase catalytic subunit, which translates to MHYIQPRPSSIVAALYTVRDLGVDLAILHGPSGCSFKHARLLEEDGLRVLTTSLADNEFIFGGQNILEDVLRYAESEFSPKRIAVVGTCVSMIIGEDMQAAIEDSGIITPAIAIDIHAGFRENIDGVIAALEPAAEAGWISADELERQKWVLREANRVEKERGAAYKKYVQPSRGDLKHLVAERLVTVAYSGKKGVAVMNAKKETAYMFADELIALHEVCPDADITYILNLEKRGLPKVRQDAENVLRGIKGAGIDPTIKGALDEYGANGDILGEAIRDLRPDFALIAGVPHAIPPEYLKGIELFSVTNGPRQVEPLKDFGHEHVVVEIDLHPKTLGVREIVPGEFGDILRSFKRS; encoded by the coding sequence ATGCATTACATTCAGCCAAGACCAAGTTCAATAGTTGCTGCGCTTTACACTGTAAGGGATCTCGGAGTTGACCTTGCCATACTGCACGGCCCGTCAGGATGCTCATTTAAGCATGCAAGGCTTCTCGAAGAGGACGGACTGCGGGTGCTCACCACCTCGCTTGCAGACAATGAGTTCATATTCGGCGGACAGAATATTCTCGAAGATGTCCTTAGATATGCAGAGTCTGAGTTTTCACCGAAGAGAATAGCAGTGGTCGGGACATGCGTATCCATGATAATAGGCGAGGATATGCAGGCCGCCATTGAGGATTCAGGGATAATTACTCCGGCAATAGCAATCGACATACATGCGGGCTTTCGCGAGAATATTGACGGAGTTATTGCAGCGCTTGAACCTGCGGCAGAGGCCGGATGGATCAGTGCAGATGAACTTGAGAGGCAGAAGTGGGTGTTAAGGGAGGCAAACCGGGTCGAAAAGGAGAGAGGTGCGGCATATAAGAAGTATGTGCAGCCCTCAAGAGGGGATCTCAAACATCTCGTTGCAGAGAGACTTGTAACAGTTGCATATTCCGGAAAAAAGGGAGTTGCAGTTATGAACGCCAAGAAGGAGACTGCGTATATGTTTGCCGATGAACTTATAGCCCTGCATGAGGTCTGCCCTGATGCTGACATCACCTATATTCTCAATCTTGAAAAGAGAGGTCTGCCAAAGGTGAGGCAGGACGCTGAAAATGTACTAAGGGGAATTAAGGGTGCAGGCATAGATCCAACAATAAAAGGTGCCCTTGACGAGTATGGTGCAAACGGAGATATCCTCGGAGAGGCTATCAGGGATTTAAGGCCGGACTTTGCCCTCATTGCCGGTGTGCCCCATGCTATCCCGCCGGAATATCTCAAGGGCATAGAGCTTTTTTCGGTTACGAACGGCCCCAGACAGGTTGAACCATTAAAGGACTTTGGACATGAGCATGTCGTTGTGGAGATTGACCTTCACCCGAAGACACTTGGGGTCAGGGAAATTGTGCCGGGTGAGTTTGGGGACATCTTAAGAAGCTTTAAACGGAGCTGA
- a CDS encoding DUF447 domain-containing protein, with product MGLLCGGINEIIATTVSRRGPSAQKSGADLPEREFNAAPIGIINRDNPEKPEKPESLKMVLFHGTHTSENIAREGVVVANFIYDPVIYVKTAFGDIDDSFFTGGKCRYRSLHSVEEKDTDFCYLKNAEAWILFSAEVERDTGEALIVNLTPIREQRGSIRIHPVNRGFSGIIEATVHATRYIMNRDPHLLDLINHHASLVRKCGGRRELEALEYLMGYID from the coding sequence ATGGGACTGCTCTGCGGCGGAATAAACGAGATAATTGCAACGACAGTTTCACGCAGGGGGCCATCTGCACAGAAGTCCGGTGCTGACCTGCCGGAGCGTGAGTTCAATGCTGCGCCCATAGGGATTATCAACCGCGATAATCCGGAAAAACCTGAAAAACCTGAAAGTCTGAAGATGGTGCTCTTTCATGGCACGCATACGTCTGAGAACATCGCCCGTGAAGGTGTTGTCGTGGCAAACTTCATCTATGACCCGGTCATCTATGTAAAAACCGCTTTTGGGGATATTGATGACTCTTTTTTTACGGGAGGTAAATGCAGATATAGATCTCTTCACAGCGTTGAAGAGAAAGATACAGATTTCTGCTATCTCAAAAATGCCGAGGCCTGGATACTCTTCTCAGCAGAGGTTGAGCGTGACACCGGTGAGGCACTGATTGTAAACCTTACACCAATAAGGGAACAGAGAGGAAGCATCCGGATACATCCTGTAAACCGCGGTTTTTCCGGCATAATTGAGGCAACGGTTCATGCAACGAGATACATTATGAACAGGGACCCACATCTCTTAGACCTCATAAACCACCATGCATCACTTGTCAGGAAATGCGGCGGCAGAAGAGAACTTGAAGCTCTTGAGTATTTGATGGGTTATATTGATTGA
- a CDS encoding Lrp/AsnC family transcriptional regulator, with protein sequence MLDKVDNAILSELAKDGRTSMAELGKKLSIAPSTVFKRIEKLKSNGIIQRFTIVVNPEFFRHSIIVFLSISVNPIDKPEVEHFLVRMDHVLEVYETLEPSDFLAKVRVHEIAQLKADVLIPLSELPGVRDVKPILTVKKVKEQFWNIEEYDLHGN encoded by the coding sequence ATGCTGGATAAAGTAGATAATGCAATTCTGAGTGAACTTGCAAAGGACGGAAGAACCTCCATGGCTGAACTCGGCAAAAAACTCAGTATTGCCCCGTCAACGGTCTTTAAAAGAATAGAGAAATTAAAATCAAATGGAATAATTCAGAGATTTACAATAGTTGTGAATCCGGAATTTTTCAGGCATTCCATAATTGTATTTCTGTCAATATCAGTAAACCCTATAGACAAACCGGAGGTTGAGCATTTCCTGGTCAGGATGGACCATGTGCTTGAAGTTTATGAGACGCTTGAACCAAGTGATTTTCTCGCAAAGGTGAGGGTGCATGAGATTGCACAGCTTAAGGCAGATGTTTTAATTCCGCTGAGTGAACTTCCGGGTGTAAGGGATGTCAAACCCATTTTAACGGTTAAGAAGGTGAAAGAACAGTTCTGGAATATTGAGGAGTATGATCTGCATGGAAATTGA
- the ilvE gene encoding branched-chain-amino-acid transaminase, with product MIIYLNGEFVPEEEAKVSVFDHGLLYGDGVFEGIRGYNGRVFRLGEHLDRLYDSAKTIDLDIGMSKEDMAEATLETLRRNDLKDAYIRLVVTRGVGDLGLDPRKCDKPTIFIIATGWGAMYGDLYEKGLTAITVSVRRNPADALPPNVKSLNYLNNILAKIEANYKGGDEAIFFDTNGYVAEGSGDNIFVVKKGTIYTPHTLNNLRGITRLVLLEIAGEMGIPVKEQNLGYFDLYTADEVLVTGSAAEIAPVTKIDGRSIGSGKPGPVAAQLVAAFRTKTSGEGTEIYK from the coding sequence ATGATTATATACCTGAATGGTGAATTTGTACCTGAAGAGGAGGCAAAGGTTTCAGTCTTTGACCACGGTCTTCTGTACGGCGATGGTGTCTTTGAAGGGATCAGAGGATATAACGGCAGAGTATTCAGACTTGGCGAGCACCTTGACAGGCTTTACGATTCAGCCAAAACAATCGACCTTGACATTGGAATGTCAAAAGAGGATATGGCAGAGGCAACTCTTGAGACATTACGCAGAAATGACCTTAAGGACGCATACATCAGGCTTGTGGTCACAAGAGGTGTAGGAGATCTCGGCCTTGATCCGCGCAAGTGTGACAAGCCGACTATATTTATCATCGCAACCGGATGGGGTGCAATGTATGGCGATCTCTATGAGAAGGGCCTCACTGCAATCACAGTTTCAGTCAGGAGAAATCCGGCAGACGCGCTTCCTCCGAATGTCAAGAGTCTCAACTACCTCAACAACATCCTTGCAAAGATTGAGGCAAATTACAAGGGCGGCGATGAGGCTATATTCTTTGATACAAACGGATACGTAGCTGAAGGTTCGGGGGACAACATATTTGTCGTCAAGAAAGGCACGATATATACTCCCCACACACTGAACAATCTGAGGGGCATCACGCGCCTTGTTCTCCTTGAGATTGCAGGCGAGATGGGAATTCCTGTAAAAGAGCAGAACCTTGGATACTTTGACCTCTATACAGCCGATGAAGTTCTTGTCACCGGTTCAGCAGCAGAGATTGCTCCGGTAACGAAGATTGACGGGAGAAGCATTGGTTCAGGAAAGCCAGGCCCTGTTGCTGCACAGCTTGTTGCCGCGTTCAGGACAAAGACTTCCGGAGAAGGAACTGAGATCTATAAATAA
- the cfbA gene encoding sirohydrochlorin nickelochelatase, with protein MVKKGFLLVGHGSKKPYNKQLIESTAAIISGKEDGYIVKSAFMENSSPTIQEMLDEFKKEEIDTLIVVPLFLARGIHIDKDIPGILGLEEGGHKGTFTTDAGDVPLVFAQPIGDNPMLADLMIESANLALDNYL; from the coding sequence ATGGTTAAGAAAGGTTTCTTACTAGTTGGCCATGGCAGCAAAAAGCCATACAATAAACAGTTAATTGAGAGCACAGCAGCAATAATCTCCGGCAAAGAAGACGGATATATCGTAAAATCCGCATTTATGGAGAACAGCTCCCCTACAATTCAGGAGATGCTTGACGAATTTAAGAAAGAAGAGATCGACACACTCATTGTTGTACCGCTCTTCCTTGCAAGAGGCATTCACATTGACAAAGATATACCAGGCATTCTCGGACTTGAGGAAGGAGGCCACAAGGGCACTTTCACAACAGATGCAGGAGACGTTCCGCTTGTCTTTGCCCAGCCTATCGGAGACAACCCAATGCTTGCAGATCTCATGATCGAGAGTGCAAACCTCGCACTGGACAATTACCTGTAA
- the cfbE gene encoding coenzyme F430 synthase, with protein sequence MNILVLDTIHGGEEISRHLISSGHKTDAVDVYRHKSGISEDDALLKSYDLTASPVHLDPDHPLLKKDCRIISHHQAAAIIIRDNKPELMVEITGARGKTTTAHALAHVLREHNSRGLLHTSKGTAEFPGGKILWKKSITPASVIDAALYAHENGLWLIAEESLGVTGAGDIGILTSKDDYPIASGKKSAIEAKTKSLKNSGMVITAPGEDPVGNTGAVHSEDITEVKDGICRYSHNGIKGTFKNPLLEITGYKKALQTAAATACILGIDPACLKDFLALEGRMSSGKRGSNIIIDNSNSGVNIETTLDAVRYAGKISPKGDLTLVIGLEADNICEGFPPGEILDAIRQSGADKIVLAGRAARLKKEAERLAGCVALSSGLSDGITTAEKMTENGLIVLSVKTWR encoded by the coding sequence ATGAATATACTGGTGCTCGACACCATTCACGGCGGAGAGGAGATCTCCCGCCATCTCATTTCTTCGGGCCACAAAACTGATGCAGTCGATGTATACAGGCATAAATCCGGAATATCAGAGGATGATGCACTTTTAAAAAGCTATGACCTTACAGCCTCGCCCGTGCATCTCGATCCGGACCATCCCCTCCTGAAAAAGGATTGCAGAATTATCTCACATCATCAGGCGGCTGCAATTATAATCAGGGATAATAAGCCTGAACTTATGGTAGAGATCACAGGTGCAAGGGGAAAGACAACAACCGCACATGCACTCGCCCATGTATTAAGAGAGCATAACAGCAGGGGACTGTTGCATACATCAAAAGGGACGGCTGAGTTTCCGGGCGGAAAAATTCTCTGGAAGAAGAGCATAACCCCGGCATCGGTAATTGATGCGGCACTCTATGCTCATGAAAACGGCCTGTGGCTCATAGCCGAAGAGTCACTCGGAGTTACAGGTGCGGGGGACATAGGCATTCTGACATCAAAGGATGATTATCCGATAGCCTCCGGAAAGAAGAGTGCCATTGAGGCAAAAACAAAATCACTGAAGAATTCCGGCATGGTAATCACCGCACCGGGTGAAGATCCGGTAGGGAACACCGGCGCAGTTCACTCAGAGGACATCACTGAAGTTAAAGACGGGATATGCCGATACAGCCATAACGGAATAAAGGGCACATTTAAAAACCCGCTGCTTGAGATTACCGGATATAAAAAAGCCCTTCAGACAGCCGCAGCAACTGCCTGCATCCTCGGAATTGATCCTGCATGCCTGAAGGATTTTTTGGCACTTGAAGGTAGGATGTCATCCGGAAAAAGGGGCAGCAACATAATCATTGACAATTCAAATAGCGGAGTCAATATAGAGACAACCCTCGATGCTGTCAGATATGCCGGAAAAATCTCTCCTAAAGGGGATCTGACACTTGTTATAGGCCTTGAGGCAGATAATATATGCGAAGGTTTCCCGCCGGGAGAGATACTGGATGCCATAAGACAGTCAGGAGCAGATAAAATCGTTCTTGCAGGGAGGGCAGCGCGGCTGAAGAAGGAGGCAGAGAGGCTGGCAGGATGTGTGGCTCTATCATCCGGACTTTCAGACGGGATTACAACTGCGGAAAAAATGACAGAAAACGGCTTAATTGTCCTTTCTGTAAAAACATGGAGATGA
- a CDS encoding type IV pilin N-terminal domain-containing protein: MRFIKDEEAVSPVIGVILMVAITVILAAVIAVFVFGLAGDLESGAQKDVQITSSTDSDGTVVFTVFSGSDVSKLQSLIASTSTSSSLLKEGGGITIGFSKDSGIPKSWGEINVVGTFEDGTSQIVGKST, translated from the coding sequence ATGAGATTTATTAAAGATGAAGAGGCAGTATCACCGGTTATCGGTGTTATCCTCATGGTCGCAATTACCGTCATTCTGGCGGCAGTAATTGCAGTATTCGTCTTCGGCCTCGCCGGAGATTTAGAGAGCGGTGCACAGAAGGATGTGCAGATTACATCAAGTACTGATTCTGACGGAACAGTAGTATTTACAGTATTTTCAGGTAGTGATGTTAGCAAACTTCAAAGTTTAATAGCTAGTACATCCACAAGTTCTTCACTCCTAAAAGAGGGTGGTGGAATAACAATTGGTTTCAGCAAAGATTCAGGAATACCTAAGTCTTGGGGAGAAATAAACGTAGTAGGGACATTTGAAGATGGAACATCTCAAATTGTTGGAAAATCAACCTAA
- the cfbB gene encoding Ni-sirohydrochlorin a,c-diamide synthase has translation MRSVLITGDRSGSGKTSITLAISAILAREYNVQPFKVAMDYIDPSYLTGVTGRMCRNLDSFVMNPDEISDSFTHACEGADIAVIEGVRGLYEGSESLADTGSTASIAKMLNVNVILVIDARSITRSAAAIVMGFMAFDPKVRIKGVILNQVISEKHTRKAKEAIESATGIPVIGAIPRKEEMKLTMRHLGLIPYMEGRTKDEFTEKLKAVTDIVEEHVDMDALLSLTNDVEIEKPEKTVFQEVRSPDMKIGIALDEAFNFYYNDLFDILKGLNAEPVFFSPVHDRLPEAEGYIFGGGYPELFAGELEGNSAMREAVREVSANGTPIYAECGGLIYLTEKVVLKAGWSSLNEDESYSMAGVFKGKTEMPVGRVVSYVEGVSSGGPLGKGSFKGHEFHHTDVTLDSDTRYSYLLSRGKGIKGNMDGALVNNTLASYTHLHPAASYDMISNFVRVCRNLRD, from the coding sequence ATGCGATCAGTTCTGATAACCGGAGACAGATCAGGGAGCGGAAAGACGAGCATCACCCTTGCCATCTCGGCGATACTTGCAAGGGAATACAATGTCCAGCCGTTTAAGGTTGCGATGGACTATATTGATCCGTCGTACCTTACCGGAGTTACAGGCAGGATGTGCAGAAACCTTGACAGCTTTGTCATGAATCCGGATGAGATTAGCGACAGTTTCACACATGCCTGTGAAGGTGCGGATATCGCAGTCATTGAAGGTGTCAGGGGGCTTTATGAAGGCTCAGAGTCCCTTGCAGACACAGGCTCAACAGCAAGCATTGCCAAGATGCTCAATGTCAATGTGATTCTTGTAATTGATGCAAGAAGCATTACCAGAAGTGCAGCGGCGATTGTTATGGGCTTTATGGCCTTTGACCCGAAAGTCCGGATAAAAGGTGTAATCCTCAATCAGGTGATAAGCGAGAAGCACACCAGAAAGGCAAAGGAGGCAATTGAGAGCGCGACCGGAATTCCGGTCATCGGTGCAATTCCACGAAAGGAGGAGATGAAGCTCACCATGCGCCACCTTGGCCTGATTCCGTATATGGAAGGCAGAACAAAGGATGAATTCACTGAAAAGCTGAAGGCCGTCACTGACATTGTTGAAGAGCATGTGGATATGGACGCACTCCTCTCACTTACAAACGATGTTGAGATTGAAAAACCAGAGAAGACCGTCTTTCAGGAGGTCAGATCTCCGGATATGAAGATAGGAATTGCTCTTGACGAGGCATTCAACTTCTACTACAATGACCTCTTTGACATACTAAAAGGTCTCAATGCAGAGCCGGTATTCTTCAGCCCGGTTCATGACCGGCTGCCTGAGGCAGAGGGCTACATATTCGGCGGCGGTTATCCGGAACTCTTTGCCGGCGAACTTGAGGGAAACTCTGCCATGAGAGAGGCGGTAAGGGAGGTCTCTGCAAACGGCACACCCATATATGCCGAATGCGGCGGCCTTATTTACCTGACTGAGAAGGTTGTTCTAAAAGCCGGCTGGAGCAGTCTTAACGAGGATGAAAGCTACTCAATGGCAGGGGTTTTTAAGGGTAAGACCGAAATGCCGGTCGGACGGGTGGTCAGCTATGTTGAAGGTGTCTCTTCCGGAGGGCCGCTTGGAAAAGGCTCCTTTAAAGGCCATGAATTTCACCACACCGACGTCACACTTGACAGTGACACCAGATACTCATACCTGCTCAGCCGGGGTAAGGGCATAAAGGGCAACATGGATGGCGCTTTAGTGAACAACACCCTTGCTTCATATACGCACCTTCATCCGGCTGCATCATATGATATGATCAGCAATTTTGTACGGGTTTGCAGAAATCTCCGGGATTGA